A portion of the Algimonas porphyrae genome contains these proteins:
- the sppA gene encoding signal peptide peptidase SppA — MNTPATYTPPQRRLSGTKVFFISIAAVVIGLFVFFFLLVILISGLAAAAGSSPPDTRATVLEIDLRLSLLDAPVAPTLFSDSPASVVGIVRALDRAKTDKRVKGVFIRGETGGLAPASAEELRLALIDFKTSDKFVITHAQGLSSTSVIPYQAISASDEIWLQASTSIATAGLYSQSEFLGGTMELLGAQPQFIRHGAYKNAVNSYTEEGFTPEHREAMESLLTSIFDESVDNIATDRSLDRATLLQLFETAPHNASDAKTAGLIDRLGYLEEARDSIRERVGDDDITFTPIADYDPKGNFGKPVIALIEAQGSILPGKSGGDGLFSAATSIGGETYAAALDAALDDDDVKAVLFRISSGGGSAAASDQIMAAVRRVQDADKPVIISMGQYAASGGYYIAAPADHIVAMPQTITGSIGVFGGKIAFEETFAKAGYNLEAIQIGGDFAGAYNIDTPFTESQLAGYQAEMDQIYEDFVGVVASGRNMSREAVIEIAEGRVWTGQQAFERGLVDELGGFDTALRATRRLAGLDEDAAVRLERFPRPKSREELFNELLSGTASTGQDLEALSALMQRPEVQALIAIRQDAQARGAELKAPLPKVR, encoded by the coding sequence GTGAACACGCCAGCGACCTACACACCACCACAGCGACGACTTAGTGGGACCAAAGTGTTCTTCATTTCGATCGCAGCGGTCGTGATCGGGCTGTTCGTGTTCTTCTTCCTGCTGGTTATCCTGATTTCCGGTCTCGCCGCTGCAGCCGGTTCGTCGCCGCCTGACACGCGGGCGACCGTGCTGGAGATCGATCTGAGACTGTCTCTGCTGGATGCGCCTGTCGCACCGACCCTGTTTTCCGACAGCCCCGCATCCGTGGTGGGTATCGTCAGAGCCCTCGACCGCGCGAAGACCGACAAGCGTGTCAAAGGCGTCTTCATTCGCGGGGAAACGGGCGGGCTTGCGCCAGCCAGCGCCGAAGAATTGCGACTGGCCCTGATCGACTTCAAGACATCCGATAAATTCGTCATCACTCATGCGCAGGGTCTCAGCAGCACCTCCGTGATTCCCTACCAGGCGATCAGTGCATCCGATGAAATCTGGCTACAGGCCAGCACGTCGATTGCAACGGCTGGTCTCTATTCGCAGTCTGAATTCCTCGGCGGCACGATGGAGCTGCTCGGCGCGCAGCCGCAATTCATTCGTCACGGTGCCTATAAGAATGCCGTGAACAGCTACACGGAAGAAGGCTTCACGCCCGAACATCGCGAAGCGATGGAAAGCCTGCTCACCTCGATCTTCGATGAGAGCGTCGACAATATCGCGACCGATCGCAGCCTCGACCGCGCAACCTTGCTGCAACTTTTCGAGACCGCGCCCCACAATGCGTCCGACGCCAAGACCGCCGGTCTGATCGACCGTCTCGGCTATCTGGAAGAAGCACGCGACAGCATTCGCGAACGTGTCGGAGACGATGATATCACCTTCACGCCGATCGCAGACTATGATCCGAAAGGTAATTTCGGCAAGCCCGTCATCGCACTGATCGAGGCGCAGGGCTCGATCCTGCCCGGAAAGAGCGGCGGCGACGGCCTGTTCTCCGCGGCGACCAGCATTGGCGGCGAAACCTATGCGGCGGCGCTCGACGCGGCTCTTGACGATGATGATGTCAAAGCCGTTCTGTTCCGGATCAGTTCGGGCGGCGGGTCAGCTGCCGCGTCGGATCAGATCATGGCTGCCGTCCGGCGCGTGCAGGATGCGGACAAACCGGTCATTATCAGCATGGGTCAATATGCGGCCAGCGGCGGCTATTATATTGCCGCCCCGGCCGATCATATCGTGGCCATGCCGCAGACCATTACCGGTTCGATCGGTGTCTTCGGCGGCAAGATCGCCTTTGAAGAGACATTCGCCAAGGCGGGCTACAATCTGGAAGCGATCCAGATCGGCGGTGATTTTGCGGGCGCCTACAATATAGACACGCCCTTCACGGAGTCACAGCTGGCCGGGTACCAGGCCGAAATGGACCAGATCTATGAGGACTTTGTCGGCGTAGTCGCGTCCGGCCGCAATATGAGCCGTGAAGCCGTGATCGAGATTGCTGAAGGCCGCGTCTGGACCGGACAGCAGGCGTTCGAGCGCGGTCTGGTCGACGAACTCGGCGGGTTCGATACAGCCTTGCGCGCAACCCGTCGCCTGGCCGGACTGGACGAGGATGCCGCCGTCCGTCTGGAACGCTTTCCGCGACCCAAATCGCGCGAAGAGCTGTTCAACGAACTGCTCTCCGGTACGGCCTCGACGGGACAGGACCTCGAAGCCCTTTCCGCTCTGATGCAACGCCCGGAAGTGCAAGCCCTGATCGCGATCCGACAGGACGCCCAGGCGCGCGGCGCGGAATTGAAGGCCCCGTTACCCAAGGTCCGTTAA
- a CDS encoding energy transducer TonB encodes MSFLRWLAIIPAAFVTVVLFVLMMSLISEEFKPEDKLDLEAFEINPKVEDLKILERETKIAEIKKIETPPPPPQIERQKADRPSEPIAVVEGAIPEFEAPTIDRSQFQIAVSDRDAQPLVRIPPQMPARAEKSGHCRMRFDVSPEGQPFNIQATYCTQDLFRRNSVRSVERWKYNPKIQDGRPIGRKGVETKITFQLADERGNVIPE; translated from the coding sequence ATGAGTTTTCTTCGCTGGCTTGCCATTATCCCTGCGGCATTCGTGACGGTCGTCCTGTTCGTCCTCATGATGAGCCTCATCTCCGAGGAGTTCAAACCGGAAGACAAGCTCGATCTGGAAGCGTTCGAGATCAATCCGAAGGTTGAAGATCTGAAGATCCTCGAGCGTGAAACCAAGATCGCCGAGATCAAAAAGATCGAAACACCGCCACCACCGCCACAGATCGAACGTCAGAAAGCCGACCGCCCATCTGAACCAATCGCGGTCGTCGAAGGTGCAATCCCCGAATTTGAAGCCCCGACGATCGATCGTTCGCAGTTTCAGATTGCCGTGTCGGACCGCGACGCACAGCCTCTCGTCCGGATCCCGCCGCAAATGCCGGCCCGGGCCGAAAAGTCTGGCCATTGCCGGATGCGGTTCGACGTGTCGCCGGAAGGACAGCCTTTCAACATCCAGGCAACCTATTGCACGCAGGATCTGTTCCGCCGCAACTCGGTCCGTTCCGTGGAGCGCTGGAAGTATAACCCCAAGATTCAGGACGGACGTCCAATCGGTCGGAAGGGCGTGGAAACGAAGATCACGTTCCAGCTGGCCGATGAACGTGGGAACGTCATCCCGGAATAG
- a CDS encoding MotA/TolQ/ExbB proton channel family protein: MKFFKSTMAALMGSALLAAPASAQINSIQDLLNQVRADSAQQEQINQQRIRDFESNASQQTAELNRARTELSNLEAEARRVEQRFQANQNQIDALKAQLTAAQGEFGEVFGLARSMAGEFKSTLDRSLITAQMPNRTRVLGDVANSDALPSTSDLNAIWQTMLEEIREQREVEAFDAQVAGLDGQTSVTRVGPFVAFTTNGGEFLQYNPPVADGEDLPLLALLPAQPGGAIQSAADRLLGAGSGEVIYAPIDPTRGELLKTFDLRPGPWERAQQGGVIGNIIMLLGAITAVLGILLIVRLFLIRMAVAGQKRKSQPSKSNALGRVMLAYEGARNADADTVELKLDEAILQESPKLEFGLNFIKLIAGIAPLMGLLGTVTGMIQTFQAMMIYGAGDPQLMAGGISVALVTTMLGLIVAIPLLIIHSFAASMARSVQATLEEQSAGIVARHVESRGVGGAPVTNI; this comes from the coding sequence ATGAAATTCTTCAAATCCACCATGGCCGCCCTGATGGGATCGGCTCTTCTCGCTGCACCGGCTTCGGCGCAGATCAACTCAATCCAGGACCTGCTGAACCAGGTCCGGGCTGATTCCGCTCAACAGGAGCAGATCAATCAGCAGCGGATCCGCGACTTCGAATCCAATGCTTCACAGCAGACGGCCGAACTGAACCGGGCCCGCACGGAGCTCAGCAATCTCGAGGCCGAAGCTCGCCGCGTCGAACAGCGCTTCCAGGCCAACCAGAACCAGATCGATGCGCTGAAAGCGCAGCTGACTGCCGCTCAAGGTGAGTTCGGCGAAGTCTTTGGTCTCGCCCGCTCCATGGCTGGTGAATTCAAGTCGACGCTGGATCGTTCGCTGATCACGGCGCAAATGCCGAACCGCACACGCGTTCTCGGTGATGTCGCCAACTCCGACGCTCTGCCATCGACGTCCGACCTCAATGCTATCTGGCAGACCATGCTCGAAGAAATCCGCGAGCAGCGCGAAGTCGAAGCGTTCGATGCTCAGGTTGCCGGTCTTGACGGTCAGACATCCGTGACGCGCGTCGGTCCGTTCGTGGCTTTCACGACCAATGGCGGCGAGTTCCTGCAATATAACCCGCCTGTCGCCGATGGCGAAGACCTGCCGCTTCTGGCGCTTCTGCCGGCTCAGCCTGGCGGTGCGATCCAGTCTGCAGCTGATCGTCTGCTCGGTGCGGGTTCCGGAGAGGTCATCTATGCGCCGATCGATCCGACACGTGGTGAGCTGCTCAAGACCTTCGACCTGCGTCCTGGGCCATGGGAGCGCGCTCAGCAGGGTGGCGTTATCGGTAACATCATCATGCTGCTCGGTGCTATCACCGCGGTCCTCGGCATTCTGTTGATCGTCCGTCTGTTCCTGATCCGCATGGCGGTTGCCGGACAGAAGCGGAAGTCGCAGCCATCCAAGTCGAACGCACTGGGTCGTGTCATGCTCGCCTATGAAGGTGCTCGCAATGCCGATGCCGACACTGTTGAGCTGAAGCTGGACGAAGCCATTCTTCAGGAAAGCCCGAAACTCGAATTCGGCCTCAACTTCATCAAGCTGATCGCCGGTATCGCGCCGCTGATGGGTCTGCTGGGTACCGTGACCGGTATGATCCAGACCTTCCAAGCCATGATGATCTATGGTGCAGGTGATCCGCAGCTGATGGCTGGTGGTATCTCGGTCGCTCTTGTGACCACGATGTTGGGTCTGATCGTTGCGATCCCGCTGCTGATCATTCACAGCTTCGCAGCCTCTATGGCTCGCTCGGTCCAGGCGACACTGGAAGAGCAATCCGCCGGTATCGTGGCACGTCACGTCGAATCGCGCGGCGTCGGTGGTGCCCCGGTCACCAATATCTAG
- a CDS encoding DUF1499 domain-containing protein: protein MTQTPHDKPANTPPDPDHEPIVTETADPTVYDKAPTEPKLHLIRRWILRITLALTILSPLVFILAGLGAKIGLWSWQFGLGTLTREVGPILLIATAVMGLIALLAGLLIKPRKGLIIAIFALIIPVIAFAQLSATRAKVASLPFIHDITTDTQDPPVFGSVIMAERDATDGVNTVDYAGKRARTSERDSNGEPVMKLVSALQTQAYPEIRTLVLSEAPDVAFGRAEQVARNMGWTIKETDPAGGRIDATAETFWYGFKDDVTIRLRPAQGDGTRVDIRSTSRVGGSDLGANAERIGKFLDAMTEG from the coding sequence ATGACACAAACACCGCACGATAAACCCGCCAATACGCCACCTGACCCCGATCATGAGCCGATCGTCACGGAAACCGCCGACCCGACCGTCTATGACAAAGCCCCGACTGAGCCCAAACTACATCTCATTCGCCGTTGGATTTTGCGGATCACGCTGGCGTTGACAATTCTGTCGCCGCTTGTCTTCATCCTGGCCGGGCTCGGGGCAAAGATCGGCCTCTGGTCGTGGCAATTCGGTCTCGGAACCCTGACCCGCGAGGTCGGACCGATCCTTCTGATTGCGACAGCCGTCATGGGCCTGATCGCCTTGCTGGCGGGATTGCTGATCAAGCCCCGCAAAGGATTGATTATCGCGATTTTCGCCCTGATCATACCTGTCATTGCCTTTGCCCAGCTAAGTGCGACCCGCGCCAAAGTCGCCAGCTTGCCCTTCATCCATGACATTACGACCGATACGCAGGACCCACCGGTCTTCGGGTCTGTCATCATGGCGGAACGCGACGCAACGGACGGTGTCAACACGGTGGATTATGCAGGGAAGCGCGCCCGCACGTCGGAGCGCGATTCCAATGGCGAGCCCGTAATGAAGCTCGTCTCCGCCCTGCAGACGCAGGCCTATCCCGAAATCCGGACTCTGGTGCTGAGCGAAGCGCCGGACGTGGCCTTCGGACGGGCCGAGCAGGTCGCGCGCAATATGGGCTGGACCATCAAGGAGACGGATCCGGCAGGCGGACGCATCGACGCCACGGCGGAAACCTTCTGGTATGGCTTCAAGGATGACGTCACCATCCGTCTGCGGCCTGCGCAAGGCGATGGAACGCGTGTCGATATCCGCTCGACCAGCCGCGTCGGCGGTTCGGATCTCGGAGCTAATGCCGAGCGGATCGGCAAGTTTCTCGATGCGATGACGGAGGGCTAG
- a CDS encoding ExbD/TolR family protein: MRRNRRRNNDDEADVDMTPMLDIVFIMLIFFIVTAVFLDETGVDLTQPPPPPEDTPPPPNSPPAITVYVDENSQCSVDQVRSTCNGVMARVERQLADKPGASVILRLHPEAKHNVLVQLKDGLDGRGMQSKIEIIEVS, translated from the coding sequence ATGAGACGCAATCGCCGCCGCAATAATGACGATGAAGCCGATGTCGATATGACACCGATGCTCGACATCGTTTTCATCATGTTGATCTTCTTCATCGTCACCGCTGTCTTTCTGGACGAAACGGGTGTCGATCTGACACAGCCGCCACCGCCGCCGGAAGATACGCCACCGCCGCCTAACAGCCCGCCCGCGATCACGGTCTATGTCGATGAGAACAGCCAGTGTTCCGTCGATCAGGTCCGGTCGACCTGCAATGGTGTCATGGCCCGCGTCGAGCGTCAGCTCGCCGACAAGCCCGGAGCCTCGGTCATTCTTCGCCTTCATCCCGAAGCCAAACATAATGTGCTCGTGCAGCTCAAGGATGGTCTGGACGGACGCGGCATGCAGTCGAAGATCGAAATCATAGAGGTTTCATAG
- a CDS encoding tetratricopeptide repeat protein: MMNALKFRTASLLGASLMAVATVSLSGVIAPAFAQEPAPEEARQFSAAAGEKVNEALQAINADDPQTAINILNGLLSTNSELIPYERSIIYQMLGQSYNDVNNMSMSLQSFQSAIDSGGLLPAEAEQIELAIAQLLIANEQYREGALKLEALLARGVQEKPSYVDLLVSAWVSAEEYQRALPWAERWFNRANPKEKKHFDLLNFLYNDLGMPERQADIVKEMIQRWPEDQTNWNNWISLLASGGREKDAFEVNKMLYLGGALTSEPDIKKVISYYSYYDMPYQAAVIMDREMNAGRVSRSADNLKELSNYWRAAREYGRAIPVLEEAAKSSSSAKLYADLGEAFFNEGQCDKAETAFRQAIDRGYDAGKSWMQVANCIYDSTQKASRLDCEMTDAQMDSAPITQIRAKAIQTFQKVPSTSREARNARRWIKFITEERQAVEARCEFERNVERELCYSKIKLEYDNIVFAGGEFDLEDENCLKFKPDYDRLYVRTTTG, encoded by the coding sequence ATGATGAACGCCCTTAAGTTCAGAACAGCCAGCCTGCTTGGCGCGAGCCTGATGGCTGTTGCGACAGTGAGCCTGTCCGGCGTGATCGCGCCGGCCTTCGCGCAGGAGCCCGCTCCCGAAGAAGCGCGACAGTTCAGTGCGGCCGCTGGTGAAAAAGTGAATGAGGCGCTACAAGCGATCAACGCCGATGATCCTCAGACGGCGATCAACATTCTCAACGGTCTTCTGTCAACCAATTCCGAGCTCATCCCTTATGAGCGGTCGATCATCTATCAGATGCTTGGTCAGAGTTATAATGACGTCAATAATATGTCGATGTCGCTGCAATCGTTCCAGAGCGCGATCGACTCCGGCGGCCTCCTGCCGGCGGAAGCCGAGCAGATCGAACTGGCGATCGCCCAGCTCCTGATCGCCAATGAGCAGTATCGCGAAGGCGCGTTGAAGCTGGAAGCCTTGCTGGCGCGCGGCGTTCAGGAAAAGCCGAGCTATGTCGATCTGCTCGTATCGGCCTGGGTCAGCGCCGAGGAATATCAGCGCGCGCTGCCATGGGCCGAACGCTGGTTCAACCGCGCCAACCCAAAAGAGAAGAAGCATTTCGACCTGCTGAATTTCCTCTACAATGATCTCGGCATGCCCGAACGTCAGGCGGATATCGTCAAGGAAATGATCCAGCGCTGGCCCGAAGATCAGACTAACTGGAACAACTGGATTTCGCTTCTGGCCAGCGGCGGACGTGAAAAAGACGCGTTCGAAGTCAATAAGATGCTCTATCTCGGTGGCGCGCTGACGAGCGAGCCCGACATCAAGAAGGTGATTTCCTACTATTCCTATTACGACATGCCTTATCAGGCTGCCGTGATCATGGACCGCGAGATGAATGCAGGGCGCGTGTCGCGCAGTGCCGACAATCTCAAGGAACTTTCCAACTACTGGCGCGCGGCGCGTGAATATGGCCGTGCAATCCCGGTTCTCGAAGAAGCGGCCAAGTCGTCGAGCAGCGCCAAGCTCTACGCCGATCTGGGCGAAGCCTTCTTTAATGAAGGGCAGTGCGACAAAGCCGAAACCGCATTCCGCCAGGCGATCGATCGCGGCTATGATGCCGGCAAATCCTGGATGCAGGTTGCGAACTGTATCTATGATTCAACGCAGAAAGCCTCACGTCTCGATTGCGAGATGACGGATGCACAGATGGATAGCGCACCGATCACGCAAATCCGGGCTAAAGCCATTCAGACCTTCCAGAAAGTTCCGTCGACATCGCGCGAAGCCCGCAATGCACGTCGCTGGATCAAGTTTATCACGGAAGAGCGTCAGGCGGTTGAAGCGCGTTGCGAGTTCGAGCGCAATGTCGAACGCGAGCTCTGCTACTCCAAAATCAAGCTTGAATATGACAATATCGTCTTTGCCGGTGGCGAGTTTGATCTGGAAGATGAGAATTGCCTGAAATTCAAGCCTGACTATGACAGGCTCTATGTCCGGACGACGACCGGCTAA
- a CDS encoding DUF3450 domain-containing protein: protein MNQTWKDTMLIKSNARRAMLACAAAALAVTAAMPAQAQLESALSAARQSTASSAAAQRQVNEADDVAGSAVREYRAVLQQLDNTKLFVAQQQIFLDSQTSEINSVRNQLGTVEQIKQGMSPMMLRMTVELEDSIRADVPFRLTERLARVQRVQAALANPAVSPAEQYRQVLNAYKIEATYGYSTESYQGVHPEEPGNVVDFIRFGRTSYIFLDKRDDSAKRYDMGSGSWVQLDEVDTRQLRQTIRVAREQAAPEVIYAPVMAAN from the coding sequence ATGAACCAGACCTGGAAGGACACCATGCTGATCAAATCCAACGCCAGGCGGGCCATGCTTGCCTGCGCTGCCGCGGCATTAGCCGTAACGGCAGCGATGCCGGCTCAGGCCCAGCTCGAATCTGCCCTCTCTGCGGCGCGCCAGTCCACGGCTTCGTCCGCGGCGGCGCAACGTCAGGTAAACGAAGCGGATGATGTCGCTGGCTCTGCGGTGCGTGAATATCGCGCCGTTCTTCAGCAGCTCGACAATACGAAGCTGTTTGTGGCCCAGCAGCAGATTTTCCTCGATAGTCAGACATCCGAGATCAACTCGGTGCGCAACCAGCTCGGCACGGTCGAGCAGATCAAGCAGGGCATGAGCCCGATGATGTTGCGCATGACGGTCGAGCTCGAAGATTCGATCCGAGCGGATGTGCCGTTCCGCCTGACAGAGCGCCTGGCGCGGGTTCAGCGGGTTCAGGCCGCGCTCGCCAATCCGGCCGTATCGCCTGCAGAGCAATATCGTCAGGTTCTGAATGCTTACAAGATCGAAGCGACTTATGGCTATTCAACGGAAAGCTATCAGGGTGTGCACCCGGAAGAGCCCGGAAATGTCGTCGATTTCATCCGCTTTGGCCGGACCTCCTACATCTTCCTCGACAAGCGTGATGACTCTGCGAAGCGTTATGACATGGGAAGCGGGTCCTGGGTTCAGCTCGACGAGGTCGATACCCGTCAGCTGCGTCAGACGATCCGCGTCGCCCGGGAGCAGGCGGCTCCGGAAGTCATCTATGCGCCTGTAATGGCCGCCAACTAA
- a CDS encoding MotA/TolQ/ExbB proton channel family protein, protein MGNIIGGLQSFLQQGGPVLIPIAIVIFAMWTFILERIAYYLIAHKPMKNRLKAEWDARTDRSSWRALAIRDEMISQVKERTISNVALIKTLVALAPLLGLLGTVTGMIDVFDVLAYSGSSSARLMAGGVFRATIPTMAGMMAALSGLYFSTVLPRWSARETARFADDLVVDRGAY, encoded by the coding sequence ATGGGCAACATCATCGGCGGCCTTCAGAGCTTCCTCCAGCAGGGCGGACCCGTCCTGATCCCGATCGCGATCGTTATTTTCGCGATGTGGACCTTCATTCTCGAGCGCATCGCCTATTATCTGATCGCCCATAAGCCGATGAAAAATCGTCTGAAGGCGGAATGGGATGCCCGTACTGACCGCTCATCTTGGCGCGCCCTCGCAATTCGCGATGAAATGATCAGCCAGGTCAAGGAGCGGACCATTTCCAACGTCGCCCTGATCAAGACACTGGTTGCACTTGCCCCGCTGCTTGGCCTGCTCGGTACCGTGACCGGTATGATCGACGTATTCGATGTGCTGGCTTACTCCGGGTCCAGTTCGGCTCGCCTGATGGCTGGGGGCGTGTTCCGCGCCACAATTCCGACTATGGCCGGCATGATGGCGGCTCTGTCGGGGCTTTACTTCTCCACTGTCCTGCCGCGCTGGAGCGCGCGTGAGACTGCCCGCTTCGCCGACGATCTCGTCGTCGATCGCGGCGCCTACTAG
- a CDS encoding MBL fold metallo-hydrolase — MASIPFIRDFDFDYGVPAQLSERVVRVIADNPGPFTFTGTGVFIIGASDTVCVIDPGPETPKHMAALDAALAGKTVSHVFVTHHHLDHSPLAAPLAARHGCKVYGYSVHPAAGDGAHMPLEAGDDLSFKPDVEIRDGYTVEGPDWTLSAVHTPGHTSNHLCYALKEENTLFSGDHIMGWSTSVVSPPDGDMGDYLASLRRILDMDFDTILPTHGPAITAVGPFVKAYIDHRLAREAQIMGAIQSGLTEIGPIVAELYKAVDKRLHPAAAHSVLSHLIHMRKTGRVEASGPDGLRQSYRVAA, encoded by the coding sequence ATGGCGTCCATCCCCTTCATTCGCGACTTTGACTTCGATTACGGCGTTCCGGCGCAGTTGAGCGAGCGGGTCGTGCGGGTCATCGCCGACAATCCCGGACCCTTTACCTTTACGGGTACGGGCGTCTTCATCATCGGTGCCAGCGATACGGTCTGCGTGATCGACCCCGGCCCCGAGACGCCGAAACACATGGCGGCATTGGACGCAGCGCTGGCGGGCAAGACCGTCAGCCATGTCTTCGTGACCCATCACCATCTCGACCATAGTCCCCTCGCCGCACCGCTGGCGGCCCGGCATGGCTGCAAAGTCTATGGCTATTCCGTACACCCCGCTGCCGGTGACGGCGCACATATGCCACTCGAAGCGGGCGATGACCTGTCGTTCAAACCGGATGTCGAAATCCGTGATGGCTACACGGTCGAAGGTCCCGACTGGACGCTGAGCGCCGTCCACACGCCGGGCCACACATCCAACCATCTCTGCTATGCCTTGAAAGAGGAAAATACGCTTTTTTCAGGGGATCACATTATGGGCTGGAGCACCTCGGTCGTGTCGCCGCCGGATGGGGATATGGGCGACTATCTGGCATCGCTCCGGCGCATTCTCGACATGGATTTCGACACGATCCTGCCCACCCATGGCCCCGCTATCACGGCGGTGGGGCCCTTCGTTAAGGCCTATATCGACCACCGGCTTGCACGAGAGGCGCAGATCATGGGCGCGATCCAGTCCGGCCTGACCGAAATCGGACCCATTGTGGCGGAACTCTACAAGGCAGTGGACAAGCGGCTGCATCCGGCGGCGGCGCATAGCGTGCTGTCCCACCTCATTCATATGCGCAAGACCGGTCGCGTCGAAGCGTCCGGCCCGGACGGGTTGCGCCAAAGCTACAGGGTGGCCGCCTAG
- a CDS encoding ExbD/TolR family protein, with product MARRSRTVIEDEGTELNMTPMLDVVFILLIFFIVTSVFVKTPGLEPFKPEATTDVEWNPTILVAVDSSSNVWIDKRPYRIEEIRPILTALRDETPKANAIIQADRNADVGTVMGVQELFQDLGVETRVGTE from the coding sequence ATGGCCCGTCGCTCACGCACCGTTATCGAGGATGAAGGCACAGAGTTGAATATGACGCCGATGCTCGACGTCGTCTTCATTCTGCTGATCTTCTTCATCGTGACGTCAGTCTTCGTCAAAACGCCCGGTCTTGAACCCTTCAAGCCCGAAGCGACGACGGATGTTGAGTGGAACCCGACCATTCTGGTTGCCGTCGACAGCTCATCCAATGTGTGGATCGACAAGCGTCCTTACAGGATCGAGGAGATTCGCCCGATTCTGACTGCGCTGCGGGACGAAACACCTAAGGCCAACGCGATCATCCAGGCAGACCGCAATGCGGATGTTGGAACCGTCATGGGGGTTCAGGAACTGTTCCAGGACCTCGGTGTCGAGACTCGCGTCGGTACGGAATAG
- a CDS encoding DUF3450 family protein, producing the protein MLSQPARQLALCTVACLGVSLSAIMGVPAQAQDQTVPVSVAEYESVLEEITARRSNLALREYYLTQQQAEIASLTQRIEAAQNNDASEELIPLVRTMVAELEKEMVDGLPFRIERRFGLLDSLREDLQGDGLLASDIYRRAMELIGTEVEYGLQVGSYTGNNPINPGTRFAACEQNVESAECDLSDEQEQALESGAVLFDLRDQIYDGNFIHYGRMALLYLERDSSEGYRYNEDTKEWDALSNSELLGLRQNVRIARGESAISTMTAPIRKGERAADAS; encoded by the coding sequence GTGCTATCTCAACCTGCCCGGCAACTTGCCCTGTGCACAGTTGCCTGTCTGGGAGTCTCCCTGAGTGCGATTATGGGTGTACCCGCCCAAGCTCAGGATCAGACAGTCCCGGTCTCCGTAGCCGAATATGAATCGGTTCTGGAGGAGATTACAGCTCGTCGTTCCAACCTTGCCCTCAGAGAATATTACCTCACGCAGCAGCAGGCCGAGATTGCGAGCCTGACGCAGCGGATCGAGGCCGCGCAGAATAATGACGCGTCCGAAGAGCTGATCCCGCTGGTTCGTACCATGGTCGCCGAGCTCGAAAAGGAAATGGTCGATGGCCTTCCCTTCCGGATCGAGCGTCGTTTTGGATTGCTGGATTCACTCCGCGAAGACCTTCAGGGCGACGGTCTGCTGGCCAGTGACATCTATCGTCGCGCCATGGAGTTGATCGGGACCGAGGTCGAATATGGCCTTCAAGTCGGTTCCTATACGGGCAATAATCCGATCAATCCCGGCACCCGTTTCGCGGCCTGCGAACAGAACGTCGAATCGGCTGAATGCGATCTCTCCGACGAACAGGAGCAGGCGCTTGAAAGCGGGGCCGTGCTGTTCGACCTGCGTGACCAGATCTATGATGGCAACTTCATTCATTATGGCCGCATGGCGTTGCTCTATCTGGAGCGGGATAGCTCCGAAGGTTATCGCTACAATGAAGACACCAAGGAGTGGGACGCTCTGTCCAACTCGGAACTTCTGGGACTGCGTCAGAATGTACGCATCGCCCGGGGTGAGTCGGCCATCAGCACGATGACGGCGCCCATCCGCAAGGGTGAACGTGCCGCGGACGCCAGTTAG